The Epilithonimonas zeae genome contains a region encoding:
- a CDS encoding ketopantoate reductase family protein — protein MKNIVVVGLGGVGGYFGFKINQFNETTNQFTVSFIARNQTYDIVKNNGLTLLSPEHPNSITKPNHVLQNINEINDPDLILICVKEYDLENVCKQLKQVITDKTILLPLMNGADIYDRIRKIIPDNTILPACVYVASHIKEKGIVEHKGKAGKLIFGKDPAHLSTEIDWIIELMKNSQIDFDFKDNSFADIWTKFFFVSSFGLVTAKYNSSIGTVCTDEIQKQEAADIMKEVKLIADKKGINLPEDIIEKTFEKAMTFPPATPTSLQLDINVKKENSELELFAGAIINYGKELTIETPFTEKIYNELKEIIKAS, from the coding sequence ATGAAAAATATAGTAGTTGTAGGACTTGGCGGCGTTGGCGGTTATTTTGGATTTAAGATTAATCAATTTAACGAAACTACAAATCAGTTTACTGTTTCTTTCATAGCGAGAAATCAAACTTATGATATTGTAAAGAATAATGGATTGACGCTCCTTTCTCCGGAACATCCAAACAGCATTACAAAACCGAATCACGTCTTACAAAACATTAATGAAATCAACGATCCTGATTTGATTTTAATTTGTGTGAAAGAATATGATTTGGAAAATGTTTGCAAGCAATTGAAGCAAGTTATTACGGATAAAACTATTCTGCTTCCACTGATGAACGGCGCAGATATCTATGACAGAATCAGAAAAATAATTCCTGATAATACGATTCTACCCGCTTGTGTTTACGTCGCTTCTCACATCAAAGAAAAAGGAATTGTAGAACATAAAGGTAAAGCCGGAAAACTGATTTTTGGAAAAGATCCAGCCCATCTTTCAACAGAAATCGATTGGATTATCGAGTTGATGAAAAACAGTCAAATTGATTTCGATTTCAAAGACAATTCCTTTGCTGATATCTGGACCAAATTCTTTTTTGTATCGAGTTTTGGATTAGTTACAGCCAAATACAATTCTTCTATCGGAACAGTTTGCACAGATGAAATTCAGAAACAGGAAGCTGCAGATATAATGAAAGAAGTGAAACTGATTGCTGACAAAAAAGGAATTAATTTACCCGAAGATATTATAGAGAAAACCTTTGAAAAAGCAATGACTTTTCCTCCAGCAACACCAACTTCTTTACAACTGGACATCAATGTAAAAAAAGAAAATAGCGAGTTGGAATTATTTGCAGGAGCCATTATCAATTATGGAAAAGAACTGACTATTGAAACGCCTTTTACGGAGAAGATTTATAATGAATTAAAGGAAATTATAAAAGCTTCATAA
- a CDS encoding LemA family protein yields the protein MIQIFAYVIIGLVVLGLLNVIVSTYNRLVMLKNNVDKSFGNIDVLLKQRADEIPNLIKVVKESMRFEESMLTKLTELRTQFLNANSAEEKVELSNQMQNQLKSVFAVAENYPDIKTSQNFQLLQGRVSQIEDAIADRREFYNESVTMYNIGIAEFPNLLLAKPMMYGKKQLLQISEQEKKYDGVAF from the coding sequence ATGATACAAATTTTTGCATATGTCATTATCGGATTAGTTGTCTTGGGATTGCTGAATGTGATTGTTTCCACTTACAACAGATTGGTTATGTTAAAAAATAATGTCGATAAATCTTTTGGAAATATCGATGTCTTATTAAAACAAAGAGCAGACGAAATTCCGAATCTAATCAAAGTTGTAAAAGAATCGATGAGGTTTGAAGAATCGATGCTGACGAAACTAACGGAACTGCGGACTCAATTTTTAAATGCTAATTCTGCTGAGGAAAAAGTAGAGTTGTCCAACCAAATGCAAAATCAGTTAAAATCGGTTTTTGCAGTGGCAGAAAATTATCCTGATATCAAAACCAGCCAAAATTTTCAATTACTCCAAGGTCGTGTTTCTCAAATCGAAGATGCAATTGCAGACCGAAGAGAATTTTATAACGAAAGCGTTACGATGTACAATATCGGCATCGCAGAATTCCCTAATTTGCTTTTGGCAAAACCAATGATGTACGGCAAAAAACAATTGCTTCAAATCTCTGAACAAGAAAAAAAATACGATGGAGTTGCCTTTTAA
- a CDS encoding EI24 domain-containing protein — MNDFLAFYNTLEVDKGLIVMLMLMSFFVAIFHTFILIGLYEINLKPKWLFFVLNPLSVGLCSLYDNKLAALVAIALFLSVFVLGIIGMFYAMIRASYQSSKEQSERRKKAGLAKIPLWKKILYSLSGLLFFGFVFTLGVPYFILIVFIILPFLTSIFKPSNKKRFYRIQRTLPTSNIRSVAMGLAEISGTVKMIEPMISRIGTKECIGFLYTIETVSTDKDGKDSYSLEFSETICKPFYVQDKSGQIKVITEGIEFIDFEIDEQYQSSMKRYTQYLLKQNMEVLLIGKASVKENNEPVFEKEEIKNVFGIATVESVDNHNTLRPILQSAGYFTYFWVILIALIFLTPVKLRNNQLEIGKINFDLPFQNSKPVKSLDDFYDNIYDSYESKPEEEIYSQPAVGAEPVPAPEPTSSE; from the coding sequence ATGAACGACTTCCTTGCATTTTATAACACTTTAGAAGTTGATAAAGGTCTCATTGTCATGTTGATGCTGATGAGTTTCTTTGTGGCTATTTTTCACACTTTTATTTTAATCGGATTATACGAAATCAATCTCAAACCAAAATGGTTATTTTTCGTACTAAATCCTTTATCAGTTGGTCTCTGTTCATTATATGATAACAAATTAGCCGCATTAGTAGCCATTGCTTTGTTTCTGTCGGTTTTCGTTCTGGGAATTATCGGGATGTTTTATGCGATGATTAGAGCTTCTTACCAGAGTTCCAAAGAGCAAAGCGAAAGGAGAAAAAAGGCAGGTTTGGCCAAAATCCCGCTTTGGAAAAAAATTCTTTATTCTTTATCAGGATTATTATTTTTCGGTTTTGTCTTTACATTGGGCGTTCCTTATTTTATCCTGATTGTTTTTATTATTCTTCCGTTCTTAACTTCCATTTTTAAACCTAGTAATAAGAAGAGATTTTACAGAATTCAACGCACTTTACCAACTTCCAATATACGTTCTGTGGCGATGGGTTTGGCAGAGATTTCTGGAACTGTAAAAATGATTGAGCCGATGATTTCGCGCATTGGTACAAAAGAATGCATTGGTTTTCTTTATACTATAGAAACTGTATCGACAGATAAAGACGGCAAAGATTCTTACTCGTTAGAATTTTCGGAAACGATTTGTAAACCTTTTTACGTACAAGATAAATCCGGTCAGATAAAAGTGATAACCGAAGGTATTGAATTTATTGATTTTGAAATCGATGAGCAATATCAATCCTCTATGAAGCGCTACACACAATATCTTCTTAAACAAAATATGGAAGTTTTGTTGATTGGTAAAGCAAGTGTAAAAGAAAATAATGAACCTGTTTTTGAGAAAGAAGAAATCAAAAATGTTTTCGGAATTGCAACTGTGGAAAGTGTTGACAATCATAATACGTTGCGGCCGATTTTACAGTCTGCAGGCTATTTTACTTACTTTTGGGTTATTCTGATTGCTTTGATTTTTCTAACGCCTGTGAAACTGAGGAATAATCAATTAGAAATTGGAAAGATTAATTTTGATTTACCTTTTCAGAATTCTAAACCTGTGAAATCTCTGGATGATTTTTATGATAATATCTACGACAGTTATGAATCTAAACCTGAAGAAGAGATCTATTCTCAACCAGCTGTAGGTGCTGAACCAGTTCCTGCACCAGAGCCAACATCATCAGAATAA
- a CDS encoding sugar MFS transporter, translating into MINNEVGTKRSYTVPLITITLLFFMWGFITCMNDILIPYLKQLFNLTFFQSMLVQFCFFGAYFIGSLIYFLISTTQGDPIDKVGYKKGILFGIFLAAFGCVLFFPAASLSSYPLFLGALFILGLGFTVLQITANAYVSLLGPEDSASSRLNMTQAFNAFGTTIAPVLGGHLIFELFSEADGSFSAAATKIPYLIFAGILLLVALIISRVKLPDFKVAGEEVVKGFGALKHNHLKFGVLAMFCYVGGEVAVGSFIISFLEQPQVMNLTESVSKNYLSLYWGGAMIGRFLGAISLNHSISQSKKALYMLGAAAAVFLVIFSIVDLTFAQISFFLVFIALNFIAFFIGKSAPARTLSIFAGINVLLLISTMLNHGELAMYSVLGIGIFNSIMFSNIYTLAISGLGKYTSQGSSLVVMAILGGAIVPIFQGYLADTFGVQHSFVIPVFCYLVILVFGAYCTKYLSHVKQDADAKSGH; encoded by the coding sequence ATGATAAATAATGAAGTAGGAACCAAAAGGAGTTACACCGTTCCGCTGATTACGATTACCCTTTTGTTCTTTATGTGGGGATTCATTACGTGTATGAATGACATTCTTATTCCTTACCTGAAACAGCTGTTCAATCTGACGTTTTTCCAATCGATGTTGGTGCAGTTTTGTTTCTTTGGAGCGTATTTTATTGGCTCATTAATTTACTTTTTAATTTCAACCACACAAGGCGACCCGATTGATAAAGTCGGTTATAAGAAAGGGATTCTTTTCGGAATTTTCTTGGCGGCATTTGGGTGTGTTTTATTTTTTCCAGCGGCGAGTTTGTCGTCTTATCCTTTGTTTTTAGGCGCTTTATTTATTTTAGGACTGGGATTCACAGTGCTACAAATCACGGCGAACGCTTACGTTTCACTTTTGGGTCCGGAAGATTCTGCATCCAGCCGACTGAATATGACACAGGCTTTCAACGCATTCGGGACAACGATTGCGCCGGTTTTGGGTGGACATTTGATTTTCGAATTGTTCTCTGAGGCAGACGGTTCTTTCTCTGCAGCAGCGACTAAGATTCCTTATTTGATTTTTGCCGGAATTCTTTTATTGGTGGCTTTGATTATCTCAAGAGTTAAACTTCCTGATTTCAAAGTAGCTGGAGAAGAAGTGGTAAAAGGTTTCGGTGCTTTGAAACACAATCATTTGAAGTTCGGCGTTTTGGCGATGTTTTGTTATGTAGGTGGTGAAGTTGCGGTTGGAAGTTTTATCATCAGTTTTCTGGAACAGCCACAAGTAATGAACCTTACCGAATCTGTAAGTAAAAACTACCTGTCTCTATATTGGGGTGGTGCGATGATTGGACGTTTCCTTGGAGCAATCTCTCTGAATCACTCGATTAGTCAAAGTAAGAAAGCTTTGTATATGTTAGGAGCGGCTGCAGCTGTTTTCTTGGTGATTTTCAGTATTGTGGATTTGACGTTTGCACAGATTAGTTTCTTCTTGGTATTTATTGCTTTGAATTTCATTGCGTTCTTCATCGGGAAATCTGCTCCGGCAAGAACATTGTCTATTTTTGCAGGAATCAACGTTTTGTTATTAATCTCCACAATGTTGAACCACGGCGAACTGGCAATGTACAGCGTTTTAGGAATAGGGATTTTCAACTCTATTATGTTCTCTAATATCTATACATTAGCGATTTCTGGTTTAGGAAAATACACGAGCCAAGGCTCTTCTTTGGTTGTAATGGCCATCTTAGGAGGTGCTATTGTTCCGATTTTCCAAGGTTATCTGGCAGATACTTTTGGAGTTCAACATTCTTTTGTAATTCCTGTGTTCTGTTATCTTGTGATTTTGGTTTTTGGAGCTTATTGTACTAAGTATCTTAGCCACGTGAAGCAAGATGCGGATGCTAAGTCTGGACATTAA
- a CDS encoding phytoene desaturase family protein has protein sequence MKKKIAIIGSGFSGLSAAAYASKMGNEVHIFEKNNSLGGRARSFQTENGYTFDMGPSWYWMPDIIENFFNDFEKKASDFYELIPLNPQFEMVFSDGLMAIPESYEEMRTLFEQTEKGAGKRLDDFMKDAQYKYEVGMKDFVNKPCHSWFEFVSPKIAKSALKLDLLSNFHQFVRKYFSNPKLITLMEFPVIFLGAAPKDIPALYSLMNYGGYKLGTWYPMGGFVKVIEAMSEIATAQGVKFHLNSNVEQIIIEDKKASGIIVNGKTLKFDTIIASSDYHHTESKLISEEYRNYDEKYWKKKTFAPSCLIFYLGFREKIPNLKHHTLFFENELDLHTKEIYNDKKWPSKPLFYVCCPSKTDKNLAPENGENVFLLMPIATGIEDSEEMREKYFLEMMARLEKHTKTTNLLSIIDYKRSYCIDDFINDYNAYEGNAYGLANTLSQTAVLKPSLKNKKIKNLFYTGQLTVPGPGVPPSIISGKIAATEADKK, from the coding sequence ATGAAGAAAAAAATAGCAATTATCGGTTCCGGATTTTCAGGTTTATCTGCTGCAGCCTACGCTTCGAAAATGGGAAATGAAGTCCACATTTTTGAGAAAAACAATAGTTTGGGAGGCCGTGCAAGAAGTTTCCAGACAGAGAACGGTTATACTTTCGATATGGGTCCGAGCTGGTATTGGATGCCAGATATTATTGAAAATTTCTTTAATGATTTTGAAAAAAAAGCGTCTGATTTTTATGAATTGATTCCTCTTAATCCACAATTTGAAATGGTTTTTTCTGATGGGTTAATGGCGATTCCTGAAAGCTATGAAGAGATGAGAACTCTTTTTGAACAAACTGAAAAAGGAGCTGGAAAACGACTGGATGATTTTATGAAAGACGCCCAATATAAATATGAAGTTGGCATGAAGGATTTTGTGAACAAGCCTTGCCATTCCTGGTTTGAGTTTGTTTCTCCGAAGATTGCTAAAAGCGCTTTGAAATTGGATTTGTTATCTAATTTTCATCAATTCGTAAGAAAATATTTTTCTAATCCGAAACTGATTACTTTAATGGAATTTCCTGTAATTTTTTTAGGTGCAGCACCAAAAGATATTCCTGCTTTGTATAGCTTGATGAATTATGGAGGTTACAAATTAGGAACTTGGTATCCAATGGGTGGTTTCGTCAAAGTGATTGAAGCGATGTCGGAAATTGCTACTGCTCAAGGTGTGAAATTTCATCTTAATTCTAATGTTGAACAAATCATTATTGAAGATAAAAAAGCTTCCGGAATTATTGTTAATGGAAAAACCTTAAAGTTTGACACAATTATTGCTTCCTCTGATTATCATCACACAGAATCAAAATTAATCTCCGAAGAATACAGAAATTACGATGAGAAATATTGGAAAAAGAAAACTTTTGCTCCTTCTTGTTTGATATTTTATCTCGGTTTCAGAGAAAAAATCCCAAATCTGAAACATCATACATTGTTCTTTGAAAATGAATTGGATCTTCATACCAAAGAAATCTATAATGATAAAAAATGGCCGTCAAAACCACTATTCTATGTTTGTTGCCCATCTAAAACGGATAAGAATTTGGCCCCTGAAAATGGCGAAAATGTTTTTTTACTAATGCCAATTGCAACGGGAATCGAAGATTCTGAAGAAATGAGAGAAAAATATTTTCTGGAGATGATGGCACGATTGGAAAAACACACAAAGACTACTAATCTCCTATCCATAATAGATTATAAAAGAAGCTATTGCATTGATGATTTTATAAATGATTACAATGCTTATGAAGGAAATGCTTACGGTTTAGCAAATACTTTGTCTCAAACTGCAGTTTTAAAACCTTCTTTGAAAAATAAAAAAATCAAAAATCTCTTTTACACAGGACAATTAACAGTTCCCGGACCAGGCGTTCCACCATCTATAATTTCAGGAAAAATAGCAGCAACAGAAGCCGACAAAAAATAA
- a CDS encoding lycopene cyclase domain-containing protein produces MQLTYLLIDFFTVIICFIFSFHPKINFHKHFRAFLLSSVLVAIVFVIWDSWFTKMGVWWFNDDYLVGIRFLGLPLEELLFFICIPFSCVFTYHCLTKFFPMDWDSLRDKVFVLGFVIISVFFAILFYDKIYTFITFLTLAVSMIVLRFVLNVQWIGKAFTIYLILLPGFLLVNGILTGSGLENPIVNYNPKDFIGFRIITIPIEDFFYGFELIIWNLFFYKKFKIDELEEAYLEE; encoded by the coding sequence ATGCAACTCACCTATTTGCTGATTGATTTCTTCACCGTTATTATCTGTTTTATATTCTCTTTTCATCCAAAAATTAATTTCCACAAGCATTTCCGTGCATTTTTGTTATCATCAGTTTTAGTAGCAATCGTATTTGTAATATGGGATTCTTGGTTTACAAAAATGGGCGTTTGGTGGTTCAATGATGATTATCTGGTTGGAATCAGGTTTTTAGGATTACCTCTCGAAGAACTACTTTTTTTCATCTGTATCCCTTTTTCGTGTGTCTTTACATATCATTGTTTAACAAAGTTTTTTCCAATGGATTGGGATTCTTTGCGGGATAAAGTTTTTGTTTTAGGATTTGTAATAATTTCGGTCTTTTTTGCTATTTTATTTTACGATAAGATCTATACATTCATCACATTTTTGACTTTAGCAGTTAGTATGATTGTGTTAAGATTTGTTTTAAATGTCCAGTGGATAGGAAAAGCATTTACAATTTATCTGATTCTTTTGCCCGGATTCCTACTTGTCAATGGGATATTGACAGGTTCAGGATTGGAAAATCCAATTGTAAATTATAATCCTAAAGATTTCATTGGTTTTAGAATTATCACCATTCCAATCGAAGATTTCTTTTATGGCTTCGAATTAATTATTTGGAACCTTTTTTTCTATAAAAAGTTTAAAATAGATGAGTTGGAAGAGGCTTATTTGGAAGAATAA
- a CDS encoding SRPBCC family protein produces MKHQLKREQQLNCNIEKAWAFFSSANNLSVITPKDMNFTVLTQLENDDIFEGMIIDYHVSPLFNIKMNWQTEIIKVDYLKSFIDFQVKGPYKLWHHYHEFVENDEGVLVKDVVDYELPLGFLGEIAHNLFVKKKLDHIFDYRKEVLELLFNQKRKAS; encoded by the coding sequence ATGAAACACCAATTGAAAAGAGAACAACAACTGAATTGTAATATTGAGAAAGCCTGGGCCTTTTTTTCCTCCGCTAATAATCTCTCTGTAATCACTCCTAAAGATATGAATTTCACTGTGCTTACACAATTAGAGAATGATGATATTTTTGAAGGCATGATTATAGATTATCACGTTTCTCCTTTGTTCAATATAAAAATGAACTGGCAGACAGAAATTATAAAGGTAGATTATTTGAAGAGTTTCATAGATTTTCAGGTAAAAGGTCCATATAAATTGTGGCATCATTACCATGAATTTGTTGAAAATGACGAGGGTGTTCTTGTAAAAGATGTTGTGGATTACGAATTGCCACTTGGTTTTCTAGGAGAAATTGCCCACAATCTTTTCGTAAAGAAAAAGTTAGATCACATTTTTGATTATAGGAAAGAGGTTTTAGAATTATTATTCAATCAAAAAAGAAAAGCTTCATGA
- a CDS encoding sterol desaturase family protein, with translation MNFLIIAATFLLMEGFTWCVHKYVMHGFLWSLHRDHHDHSTDPPLEKNDYFFVIFAIPAIALMYYGSTQNFNYYFYIGIGITLYGMSYFFVHDIFIHQRFKILKNTQNPYLLAIRRAHKQHHKHLGKEHGECFGFLWVPVKYFKMYFNKKK, from the coding sequence ATGAATTTTCTGATTATTGCAGCCACTTTCCTTTTGATGGAAGGTTTTACTTGGTGTGTTCACAAATATGTGATGCACGGCTTTCTTTGGTCGCTCCACAGAGATCACCACGATCATTCTACAGATCCGCCTTTGGAAAAAAACGATTACTTCTTTGTGATTTTTGCAATCCCTGCTATAGCTTTGATGTACTATGGAAGTACACAAAACTTCAATTATTATTTTTATATCGGAATTGGAATAACATTGTATGGAATGTCCTATTTTTTTGTTCACGATATCTTCATCCATCAAAGATTTAAAATCTTAAAAAATACTCAGAATCCGTATTTGCTTGCAATCAGAAGGGCACATAAGCAACACCATAAACATCTTGGAAAAGAACACGGCGAATGTTTTGGTTTTCTTTGGGTTCCAGTCAAATACTTCAAAATGTATTTCAATAAAAAAAAATAA
- a CDS encoding phytoene/squalene synthase family protein has protein sequence MKKLFDELSYKVSKATTKQYSTSFSLGILALSPKIRNSIYAIYGYVRLADEIVDSFHGFDKQKLLSRFRDETLLALNEKISLNPILQSFQETVHQYEIDFQLINQFLRSMEMDLHKIDYNSDLYKEYILGSAEVVGLMCLQVFVDGDKEEFEKLKPSAMILGSAFQKVNFLRDMKDDYEILGRTYFPNVDITSFDQNVKSEIEKEIENEFSQALEGIKKLPNSSRFGVYLAYRYYVSLFNKIKKTSANKIINQRIRISNSRKISLMMGCYVEYKFSI, from the coding sequence ATGAAAAAATTATTTGACGAACTTTCTTACAAAGTAAGCAAAGCGACCACAAAACAATACAGCACCAGTTTTTCGTTGGGTATTTTGGCATTGTCACCAAAAATTAGAAATTCTATTTACGCCATTTATGGTTACGTCCGTCTAGCAGACGAGATTGTTGATAGTTTTCACGGTTTTGATAAACAAAAATTACTTTCCCGATTCCGAGATGAAACATTGTTAGCCTTGAACGAAAAAATTTCTCTTAATCCTATTCTGCAATCGTTTCAGGAAACAGTTCATCAATATGAGATTGATTTTCAGTTAATCAATCAGTTTCTCAGAAGTATGGAAATGGATCTTCATAAAATTGATTATAATTCTGATTTGTATAAAGAATATATTCTTGGTTCTGCGGAAGTGGTTGGTTTGATGTGCCTTCAGGTTTTTGTTGATGGTGATAAAGAAGAATTTGAAAAATTAAAACCTTCTGCAATGATTTTAGGTTCTGCTTTCCAAAAAGTAAATTTTCTGCGAGATATGAAAGACGATTATGAAATCCTAGGAAGAACATATTTTCCTAATGTTGATATTACTTCTTTTGACCAAAATGTAAAATCGGAAATTGAAAAGGAAATTGAAAACGAATTTTCACAAGCTTTAGAAGGAATTAAAAAATTGCCTAATTCGTCCAGATTTGGGGTTTATTTGGCTTACAGATATTATGTTTCCTTATTCAATAAAATCAAGAAAACGTCTGCAAATAAGATAATTAATCAAAGAATCAGAATTTCTAACAGTCGGAAAATATCATTAATGATGGGCTGTTATGTAGAATATAAGTTTTCCATATAA
- a CDS encoding Crp/Fnr family transcriptional regulator — protein sequence MDKTNINNYFHSLFPIEKDVVEEVTKTFTQFSMEKNTILLDNGIISTKTYFLEKGYVRSYIINEDNEEVTTNIFFAPCFVNDFLSFFKQQPTKEIYETITDCSFWETGLENVQKNFHNISDFREFSRLLFVINYYRLNDRVIELTSQKAETRYLKLLKEHPHIFQHVPLKIIASYLGITNSSLSRIRKEITKI from the coding sequence ATGGACAAAACAAACATCAACAATTATTTTCATTCCTTGTTTCCGATAGAAAAAGATGTTGTGGAAGAGGTTACAAAAACTTTTACCCAATTTTCTATGGAGAAAAATACAATTCTTTTGGATAACGGGATTATAAGTACCAAAACCTATTTTCTGGAAAAAGGTTATGTCCGTTCTTATATCATCAATGAAGATAATGAAGAAGTTACAACCAATATCTTTTTTGCGCCTTGCTTCGTGAATGATTTTTTATCGTTCTTCAAACAACAACCGACAAAAGAAATCTACGAAACGATCACCGATTGTTCATTTTGGGAAACTGGTCTTGAGAATGTTCAAAAGAATTTTCATAACATTTCTGATTTTCGGGAGTTCAGCAGGCTCTTGTTTGTCATTAATTATTACCGACTGAATGACCGAGTTATTGAACTGACAAGCCAAAAAGCAGAAACCAGATATCTGAAATTATTAAAAGAACATCCACATATTTTCCAGCACGTTCCACTGAAAATCATTGCTTCTTATCTAGGAATTACCAACAGTTCGCTCAGCAGAATCCGGAAAGAAATTACAAAGATTTAA
- a CDS encoding DUF6261 family protein, protein MKITLRKLSTKDLATLAQRTINTSESGNYPVIDGHPLLAELKLKYADYDAVYTKMTFSGKGNDVANADQERDLAFTTLKAFLNSYRKMLTLPNYQSAEDLYGIFRQFGLNLDRMSYSSQTAQMKKLIEELEKPDNNQKLKDLKVTSAFDDMKDKQTAFETIFAEQAGANADLRNQKSASAIRKDLEKTLKSFLNLITAMKDIADWQLFLCRYQ, encoded by the coding sequence ATGAAAATCACTTTAAGAAAGCTAAGCACGAAAGACTTAGCGACGCTCGCGCAGAGAACCATCAACACATCTGAGTCGGGGAATTATCCAGTTATCGATGGTCATCCGCTTCTGGCGGAGCTTAAGCTAAAGTATGCAGATTACGATGCGGTTTATACAAAAATGACATTCAGCGGAAAAGGAAATGACGTTGCCAATGCAGATCAGGAAAGAGATCTGGCTTTTACAACTCTGAAAGCCTTTCTCAACAGTTACCGCAAAATGCTAACTTTACCAAACTATCAATCTGCAGAAGACCTCTATGGGATTTTCAGACAATTCGGTCTCAATCTCGACCGGATGAGCTATTCCTCCCAAACCGCCCAGATGAAAAAGCTGATTGAGGAACTGGAAAAACCGGACAACAACCAAAAGCTCAAAGACCTGAAAGTGACAAGCGCTTTCGATGATATGAAAGACAAGCAGACCGCTTTCGAAACCATCTTTGCAGAACAGGCGGGTGCTAATGCCGACCTTCGAAATCAGAAAAGTGCCTCAGCCATCCGAAAAGATCTGGAGAAAACCCTGAAATCTTTTCTCAACCTGATTACTGCGATGAAAGATATCGCCGACTGGCAACTTTTTTTATGCAGATATCAATGA